A single Silvibacterium dinghuense DNA region contains:
- the hppD gene encoding 4-hydroxyphenylpyruvate dioxygenase produces the protein MSTTLLHPEVALPKDFLPLNGTDHVEFYVGNARQAAYFYRAAFGMKLVAYAGPETGRRDRASYVLQQGKIRFVLTTALRPDGEIAQHVHIHGDGVRDVALMVDDARQAWKETTKRGARSIREPFEMQDEYGRVRLSSIATYGDTIHTFVERGDYAGPFLPGYRAEPEDLIARPTGLLYIDHMVGNVGWNEMNRWVDFYADTLGFSLYQHFDDKDISTEYSALMSKVMANGNGRVKFPINEPAEGRHKSQIEEYLEFYHGPGVQHIAMATHDILSTVSQMQAQGIGFLKVPHTYYTQLEQRIGKIDEPIEELERLGILVDRDDEGYMLQIFTRPVEDRPTLFYEIIQRKGSRSFGKGNFKALFEAIEREQAERGNL, from the coding sequence ATGTCGACCACCTTGCTGCATCCCGAAGTTGCTCTTCCGAAAGACTTTCTTCCCCTCAACGGCACCGATCACGTCGAATTTTATGTGGGAAATGCCCGTCAGGCGGCCTACTTCTACCGTGCCGCCTTTGGCATGAAGCTCGTCGCCTACGCCGGTCCCGAGACCGGACGCCGCGATCGCGCCTCCTATGTCCTGCAACAGGGCAAAATCCGCTTCGTTCTCACTACCGCGCTCCGTCCTGATGGCGAGATCGCGCAGCATGTCCACATTCACGGTGACGGTGTCCGCGACGTAGCCCTCATGGTCGACGACGCGCGGCAGGCCTGGAAGGAGACCACCAAGCGCGGCGCCCGCTCCATCCGCGAGCCCTTTGAGATGCAGGACGAGTACGGCCGCGTCCGCCTCTCCTCGATCGCCACCTATGGCGACACCATCCACACCTTTGTCGAACGCGGTGATTACGCCGGTCCGTTCCTGCCCGGCTACCGCGCCGAGCCAGAAGACCTGATCGCCCGGCCAACCGGCCTGCTCTATATCGACCACATGGTCGGCAACGTCGGCTGGAACGAGATGAACCGCTGGGTCGATTTCTACGCCGACACCCTCGGCTTCTCGCTCTATCAGCACTTCGACGACAAGGACATCTCGACCGAGTATTCGGCACTGATGTCGAAGGTGATGGCCAACGGCAACGGCCGCGTGAAATTCCCCATCAACGAGCCCGCCGAAGGTCGGCACAAGTCGCAGATCGAAGAGTATCTCGAATTCTACCACGGCCCCGGCGTGCAGCATATCGCCATGGCCACGCACGACATCCTCTCCACCGTCTCGCAGATGCAGGCGCAGGGCATCGGCTTCCTCAAAGTCCCGCACACGTACTACACGCAGCTCGAGCAGCGCATCGGCAAGATCGACGAACCGATCGAAGAACTCGAACGCCTCGGCATCCTCGTCGACCGCGACGACGAAGGCTACATGCTGCAGATCTTCACCCGGCCGGTCGAAGACCGCCCGACGCTGTTCTACGAGATCATCCAGCGCAAGGGCAGCCGCAGCTTCGGCAAGGGCAACTTCAAGGCGCTCTTTGAAGCCATTGAACGCGAACAGGCCGAGCGCGGAAACCTGTAA